From Bactrocera dorsalis isolate Fly_Bdor unplaced genomic scaffold, ASM2337382v1 BdCtg068, whole genome shotgun sequence, one genomic window encodes:
- the LOC125780092 gene encoding high mobility group protein DSP1-like isoform X3, whose product MYKYIQPQTLQHYQQQLAAQQQQQAVQQQQLQQQQAHQVVVQQNQQQAHQNNANTTSGVGTQQLFTYKMASSFPNPATTMAQVVATSNAAGSTGYDYRLNMAQAAAAAAVPGSQWWYSAANSGQIDANTAAQLQQQQQQQQQQAQQQQQQQQQQQQQQQAAQQQQQQAQQQQQQQQQQQQQQQQQLQQQQQNATAVSQIDYIFFLLYLYIKHMNIHIPSDQILSGLTKPKKIVCR is encoded by the exons atgtacaagtatattcagccg CAAACTCTTCAACACTATCAGCAGCAGTTGGCtgcgcagcaacagcagcaggcagtacaacaacaacaattacagcaACAGCAGGCCCATCAAGTGGTCGTGCAACAAAATCAACAGCAAGCACATCAAAATAATGCCAACACCACTTCTGGTGTAGGCACCCAACAGTTATTTACCTATAAAATGGCCAGTAGCTTCCCAAATCCAGCCACGACCATGGCACAGGTGGTCGCTACCTCAAATGCGGCCGGTTCAACCGGCTACGATTATCGTCTTAATATGGCACAAGCAGCTGCAGCGGCAGCGGTACCCGGTTCACAATGGTGGTATTCGGCTGCGAATTCTGGACAGATAGATGCCAACACCGCCGCACAGttacagcagcagcaacaacaacagcagcaacaggcacagcaacagcagcaacagcagcaacaacagcagcagcaacagcaggcggctcagcaacagcaacagcaggctcaacagcagcaacagcaacaacaacagcagcagcagcaacagcaacaacagctacagcagcaacaacagaatGCCACAGCGGTAAGTCAAattgattacatattttttctattatatctatatattaaacatatgaatatacatataccatctgatcaaattttatCCGGACTgacaaaaccgaaaaaaatcgtttgcagataa
- the LOC125780092 gene encoding high mobility group protein DSP1-like isoform X8 — translation MYKYIQPQLAAQQQQQAVQQQQLQQQQAHQVVVQQNQQQAHQNNANTTSGVGTQQLFTYKMASSFPNPATTMAQVVATSNAAGSTGYDYRLNMAQAAAAAAVPGSQWWYSAANSGQIDANTAAQLQQQQQQQQQQAQQQQQQQQQQQQQQQAAQQQQQQAQQQQQQQQQQQQQQQQQLQQQQQNATAVSQIDYIFFLLYLYIKHMNIHIPSDQILSGLTKPKKIVCR, via the exons atgtacaagtatattcagccg CAGTTGGCtgcgcagcaacagcagcaggcagtacaacaacaacaattacagcaACAGCAGGCCCATCAAGTGGTCGTGCAACAAAATCAACAGCAAGCACATCAAAATAATGCCAACACCACTTCTGGTGTAGGCACCCAACAGTTATTTACCTATAAAATGGCCAGTAGCTTCCCAAATCCAGCCACGACCATGGCACAGGTGGTCGCTACCTCAAATGCGGCCGGTTCAACCGGCTACGATTATCGTCTTAATATGGCACAAGCAGCTGCAGCGGCAGCGGTACCCGGTTCACAATGGTGGTATTCGGCTGCGAATTCTGGACAGATAGATGCCAACACCGCCGCACAGttacagcagcagcaacaacaacagcagcaacaggcacagcaacagcagcaacagcagcaacaacagcagcagcaacagcaggcggctcagcaacagcaacagcaggctcaacagcagcaacagcaacaacaacagcagcagcagcaacagcaacaacagctacagcagcaacaacagaatGCCACAGCGGTAAGTCAAattgattacatattttttctattatatctatatattaaacatatgaatatacatataccatctgatcaaattttatCCGGACTgacaaaaccgaaaaaaatcgtttgcagataa
- the LOC125780092 gene encoding high mobility group protein DSP1-like isoform X7 produces MYKYIQPQQLAAQQQQQAVQQQQLQQQQAHQVVVQQNQQQAHQNNANTTSGVGTQQLFTYKMASSFPNPATTMAQVVATSNAAGSTGYDYRLNMAQAAAAAAVPGSQWWYSAANSGQIDANTAAQLQQQQQQQQQQAQQQQQQQQQQQQQQQAAQQQQQQAQQQQQQQQQQQQQQQQQLQQQQQNATAVSQIDYIFFLLYLYIKHMNIHIPSDQILSGLTKPKKIVCR; encoded by the exons atgtacaagtatattcagccg CAGCAGTTGGCtgcgcagcaacagcagcaggcagtacaacaacaacaattacagcaACAGCAGGCCCATCAAGTGGTCGTGCAACAAAATCAACAGCAAGCACATCAAAATAATGCCAACACCACTTCTGGTGTAGGCACCCAACAGTTATTTACCTATAAAATGGCCAGTAGCTTCCCAAATCCAGCCACGACCATGGCACAGGTGGTCGCTACCTCAAATGCGGCCGGTTCAACCGGCTACGATTATCGTCTTAATATGGCACAAGCAGCTGCAGCGGCAGCGGTACCCGGTTCACAATGGTGGTATTCGGCTGCGAATTCTGGACAGATAGATGCCAACACCGCCGCACAGttacagcagcagcaacaacaacagcagcaacaggcacagcaacagcagcaacagcagcaacaacagcagcagcaacagcaggcggctcagcaacagcaacagcaggctcaacagcagcaacagcaacaacaacagcagcagcagcaacagcaacaacagctacagcagcaacaacagaatGCCACAGCGGTAAGTCAAattgattacatattttttctattatatctatatattaaacatatgaatatacatataccatctgatcaaattttatCCGGACTgacaaaaccgaaaaaaatcgtttgcagataa
- the LOC125780092 gene encoding high mobility group protein DSP1-like isoform X10, whose amino-acid sequence MRKQLAAQQQQQAVQQQQLQQQQAHQVVVQQNQQQAHQNNANTTSGVGTQQLFTYKMASSFPNPATTMAQVVATSNAAGSTGYDYRLNMAQAAAAAAVPGSQWWYSAANSGQIDANTAAQLQQQQQQQQQQAQQQQQQQQQQQQQQQAAQQQQQQAQQQQQQQQQQQQQQQQQLQQQQQNATAVSQIDYIFFLLYLYIKHMNIHIPSDQILSGLTKPKKIVCR is encoded by the exons ATGAGAAAG CAGTTGGCtgcgcagcaacagcagcaggcagtacaacaacaacaattacagcaACAGCAGGCCCATCAAGTGGTCGTGCAACAAAATCAACAGCAAGCACATCAAAATAATGCCAACACCACTTCTGGTGTAGGCACCCAACAGTTATTTACCTATAAAATGGCCAGTAGCTTCCCAAATCCAGCCACGACCATGGCACAGGTGGTCGCTACCTCAAATGCGGCCGGTTCAACCGGCTACGATTATCGTCTTAATATGGCACAAGCAGCTGCAGCGGCAGCGGTACCCGGTTCACAATGGTGGTATTCGGCTGCGAATTCTGGACAGATAGATGCCAACACCGCCGCACAGttacagcagcagcaacaacaacagcagcaacaggcacagcaacagcagcaacagcagcaacaacagcagcagcaacagcaggcggctcagcaacagcaacagcaggctcaacagcagcaacagcaacaacaacagcagcagcagcaacagcaacaacagctacagcagcaacaacagaatGCCACAGCGGTAAGTCAAattgattacatattttttctattatatctatatattaaacatatgaatatacatataccatctgatcaaattttatCCGGACTgacaaaaccgaaaaaaatcgtttgcagataa
- the LOC125780092 gene encoding high mobility group protein DSP1-like isoform X4 — MRKQTLQHYQQQLAAQQQQQAVQQQQLQQQQAHQVVVQQNQQQAHQNNANTTSGVGTQQLFTYKMASSFPNPATTMAQVVATSNAAGSTGYDYRLNMAQAAAAAAVPGSQWWYSAANSGQIDANTAAQLQQQQQQQQQQAQQQQQQQQQQQQQQQAAQQQQQQAQQQQQQQQQQQQQQQQQLQQQQQNATAVSQIDYIFFLLYLYIKHMNIHIPSDQILSGLTKPKKIVCR, encoded by the exons ATGAGAAAG CAAACTCTTCAACACTATCAGCAGCAGTTGGCtgcgcagcaacagcagcaggcagtacaacaacaacaattacagcaACAGCAGGCCCATCAAGTGGTCGTGCAACAAAATCAACAGCAAGCACATCAAAATAATGCCAACACCACTTCTGGTGTAGGCACCCAACAGTTATTTACCTATAAAATGGCCAGTAGCTTCCCAAATCCAGCCACGACCATGGCACAGGTGGTCGCTACCTCAAATGCGGCCGGTTCAACCGGCTACGATTATCGTCTTAATATGGCACAAGCAGCTGCAGCGGCAGCGGTACCCGGTTCACAATGGTGGTATTCGGCTGCGAATTCTGGACAGATAGATGCCAACACCGCCGCACAGttacagcagcagcaacaacaacagcagcaacaggcacagcaacagcagcaacagcagcaacaacagcagcagcaacagcaggcggctcagcaacagcaacagcaggctcaacagcagcaacagcaacaacaacagcagcagcagcaacagcaacaacagctacagcagcaacaacagaatGCCACAGCGGTAAGTCAAattgattacatattttttctattatatctatatattaaacatatgaatatacatataccatctgatcaaattttatCCGGACTgacaaaaccgaaaaaaatcgtttgcagataa
- the LOC125780092 gene encoding high mobility group protein DSP1-like isoform X9, with protein MRKQQLAAQQQQQAVQQQQLQQQQAHQVVVQQNQQQAHQNNANTTSGVGTQQLFTYKMASSFPNPATTMAQVVATSNAAGSTGYDYRLNMAQAAAAAAVPGSQWWYSAANSGQIDANTAAQLQQQQQQQQQQAQQQQQQQQQQQQQQQAAQQQQQQAQQQQQQQQQQQQQQQQQLQQQQQNATAVSQIDYIFFLLYLYIKHMNIHIPSDQILSGLTKPKKIVCR; from the exons ATGAGAAAG CAGCAGTTGGCtgcgcagcaacagcagcaggcagtacaacaacaacaattacagcaACAGCAGGCCCATCAAGTGGTCGTGCAACAAAATCAACAGCAAGCACATCAAAATAATGCCAACACCACTTCTGGTGTAGGCACCCAACAGTTATTTACCTATAAAATGGCCAGTAGCTTCCCAAATCCAGCCACGACCATGGCACAGGTGGTCGCTACCTCAAATGCGGCCGGTTCAACCGGCTACGATTATCGTCTTAATATGGCACAAGCAGCTGCAGCGGCAGCGGTACCCGGTTCACAATGGTGGTATTCGGCTGCGAATTCTGGACAGATAGATGCCAACACCGCCGCACAGttacagcagcagcaacaacaacagcagcaacaggcacagcaacagcagcaacagcagcaacaacagcagcagcaacagcaggcggctcagcaacagcaacagcaggctcaacagcagcaacagcaacaacaacagcagcagcagcaacagcaacaacagctacagcagcaacaacagaatGCCACAGCGGTAAGTCAAattgattacatattttttctattatatctatatattaaacatatgaatatacatataccatctgatcaaattttatCCGGACTgacaaaaccgaaaaaaatcgtttgcagataa
- the LOC125780092 gene encoding high mobility group protein DSP1-like isoform X1, whose amino-acid sequence MSEHGAWGNRQATAAEAALWWPGALAAAATQQQQQQQQQTIDQQTLQHYQQQLAAQQQQQAVQQQQLQQQQAHQVVVQQNQQQAHQNNANTTSGVGTQQLFTYKMASSFPNPATTMAQVVATSNAAGSTGYDYRLNMAQAAAAAAVPGSQWWYSAANSGQIDANTAAQLQQQQQQQQQQAQQQQQQQQQQQQQQQAAQQQQQQAQQQQQQQQQQQQQQQQQLQQQQQNATAVSQIDYIFFLLYLYIKHMNIHIPSDQILSGLTKPKKIVCR is encoded by the coding sequence ATGTCAGAGCACGGTGCGTGGGGCAACCGCCAAGCGACCGCAGCCGAGGCCGCCCTTTGGTGGCCCGGAGCGCTCGCGGCGGCCGcgacacagcaacaacagcaacaacaacaacaaaccattGATCAGCAAACTCTTCAACACTATCAGCAGCAGTTGGCtgcgcagcaacagcagcaggcagtacaacaacaacaattacagcaACAGCAGGCCCATCAAGTGGTCGTGCAACAAAATCAACAGCAAGCACATCAAAATAATGCCAACACCACTTCTGGTGTAGGCACCCAACAGTTATTTACCTATAAAATGGCCAGTAGCTTCCCAAATCCAGCCACGACCATGGCACAGGTGGTCGCTACCTCAAATGCGGCCGGTTCAACCGGCTACGATTATCGTCTTAATATGGCACAAGCAGCTGCAGCGGCAGCGGTACCCGGTTCACAATGGTGGTATTCGGCTGCGAATTCTGGACAGATAGATGCCAACACCGCCGCACAGttacagcagcagcaacaacaacagcagcaacaggcacagcaacagcagcaacagcagcaacaacagcagcagcaacagcaggcggctcagcaacagcaacagcaggctcaacagcagcaacagcaacaacaacagcagcagcagcaacagcaacaacagctacagcagcaacaacagaatGCCACAGCGGTAAGTCAAattgattacatattttttctattatatctatatattaaacatatgaatatacatataccatctgatcaaattttatCCGGACTgacaaaaccgaaaaaaatcgtttgcagataa
- the LOC125780092 gene encoding high mobility group protein DSP1-like isoform X2, with product MEHFHQIQQTLQHYQQQLAAQQQQQAVQQQQLQQQQAHQVVVQQNQQQAHQNNANTTSGVGTQQLFTYKMASSFPNPATTMAQVVATSNAAGSTGYDYRLNMAQAAAAAAVPGSQWWYSAANSGQIDANTAAQLQQQQQQQQQQAQQQQQQQQQQQQQQQAAQQQQQQAQQQQQQQQQQQQQQQQQLQQQQQNATAVSQIDYIFFLLYLYIKHMNIHIPSDQILSGLTKPKKIVCR from the coding sequence CAAACTCTTCAACACTATCAGCAGCAGTTGGCtgcgcagcaacagcagcaggcagtacaacaacaacaattacagcaACAGCAGGCCCATCAAGTGGTCGTGCAACAAAATCAACAGCAAGCACATCAAAATAATGCCAACACCACTTCTGGTGTAGGCACCCAACAGTTATTTACCTATAAAATGGCCAGTAGCTTCCCAAATCCAGCCACGACCATGGCACAGGTGGTCGCTACCTCAAATGCGGCCGGTTCAACCGGCTACGATTATCGTCTTAATATGGCACAAGCAGCTGCAGCGGCAGCGGTACCCGGTTCACAATGGTGGTATTCGGCTGCGAATTCTGGACAGATAGATGCCAACACCGCCGCACAGttacagcagcagcaacaacaacagcagcaacaggcacagcaacagcagcaacagcagcaacaacagcagcagcaacagcaggcggctcagcaacagcaacagcaggctcaacagcagcaacagcaacaacaacagcagcagcagcaacagcaacaacagctacagcagcaacaacagaatGCCACAGCGGTAAGTCAAattgattacatattttttctattatatctatatattaaacatatgaatatacatataccatctgatcaaattttatCCGGACTgacaaaaccgaaaaaaatcgtttgcagataa
- the LOC125780092 gene encoding high mobility group protein DSP1-like isoform X5 encodes MEHFHQIQQQLAAQQQQQAVQQQQLQQQQAHQVVVQQNQQQAHQNNANTTSGVGTQQLFTYKMASSFPNPATTMAQVVATSNAAGSTGYDYRLNMAQAAAAAAVPGSQWWYSAANSGQIDANTAAQLQQQQQQQQQQAQQQQQQQQQQQQQQQAAQQQQQQAQQQQQQQQQQQQQQQQQLQQQQQNATAVSQIDYIFFLLYLYIKHMNIHIPSDQILSGLTKPKKIVCR; translated from the coding sequence CAGCAGTTGGCtgcgcagcaacagcagcaggcagtacaacaacaacaattacagcaACAGCAGGCCCATCAAGTGGTCGTGCAACAAAATCAACAGCAAGCACATCAAAATAATGCCAACACCACTTCTGGTGTAGGCACCCAACAGTTATTTACCTATAAAATGGCCAGTAGCTTCCCAAATCCAGCCACGACCATGGCACAGGTGGTCGCTACCTCAAATGCGGCCGGTTCAACCGGCTACGATTATCGTCTTAATATGGCACAAGCAGCTGCAGCGGCAGCGGTACCCGGTTCACAATGGTGGTATTCGGCTGCGAATTCTGGACAGATAGATGCCAACACCGCCGCACAGttacagcagcagcaacaacaacagcagcaacaggcacagcaacagcagcaacagcagcaacaacagcagcagcaacagcaggcggctcagcaacagcaacagcaggctcaacagcagcaacagcaacaacaacagcagcagcagcaacagcaacaacagctacagcagcaacaacagaatGCCACAGCGGTAAGTCAAattgattacatattttttctattatatctatatattaaacatatgaatatacatataccatctgatcaaattttatCCGGACTgacaaaaccgaaaaaaatcgtttgcagataa
- the LOC125780092 gene encoding high mobility group protein DSP1-like isoform X6 produces MEHFHQIQQLAAQQQQQAVQQQQLQQQQAHQVVVQQNQQQAHQNNANTTSGVGTQQLFTYKMASSFPNPATTMAQVVATSNAAGSTGYDYRLNMAQAAAAAAVPGSQWWYSAANSGQIDANTAAQLQQQQQQQQQQAQQQQQQQQQQQQQQQAAQQQQQQAQQQQQQQQQQQQQQQQQLQQQQQNATAVSQIDYIFFLLYLYIKHMNIHIPSDQILSGLTKPKKIVCR; encoded by the coding sequence CAGTTGGCtgcgcagcaacagcagcaggcagtacaacaacaacaattacagcaACAGCAGGCCCATCAAGTGGTCGTGCAACAAAATCAACAGCAAGCACATCAAAATAATGCCAACACCACTTCTGGTGTAGGCACCCAACAGTTATTTACCTATAAAATGGCCAGTAGCTTCCCAAATCCAGCCACGACCATGGCACAGGTGGTCGCTACCTCAAATGCGGCCGGTTCAACCGGCTACGATTATCGTCTTAATATGGCACAAGCAGCTGCAGCGGCAGCGGTACCCGGTTCACAATGGTGGTATTCGGCTGCGAATTCTGGACAGATAGATGCCAACACCGCCGCACAGttacagcagcagcaacaacaacagcagcaacaggcacagcaacagcagcaacagcagcaacaacagcagcagcaacagcaggcggctcagcaacagcaacagcaggctcaacagcagcaacagcaacaacaacagcagcagcagcaacagcaacaacagctacagcagcaacaacagaatGCCACAGCGGTAAGTCAAattgattacatattttttctattatatctatatattaaacatatgaatatacatataccatctgatcaaattttatCCGGACTgacaaaaccgaaaaaaatcgtttgcagataa